A genomic region of Streptomyces sp. R33 contains the following coding sequences:
- the rplL gene encoding 50S ribosomal protein L7/L12, with protein MAKLSQDDLLAQFEEMTLIELSEFVKAFEEKFDVTAAAAVAVAGPVGGAAAPEAEEEKDEFDVILTGAGDKKIQVIKVVRELTSLGLKEAKDLVDGTPKPVLEKVNKEAAEKAAESLKAAGAAVEVK; from the coding sequence ATGGCGAAGCTCTCTCAGGACGACCTCCTCGCCCAGTTCGAGGAGATGACCCTCATCGAGCTCTCCGAGTTCGTGAAGGCCTTCGAGGAGAAGTTCGACGTCACCGCCGCCGCGGCCGTCGCCGTTGCCGGTCCGGTCGGTGGCGCCGCCGCCCCCGAGGCCGAGGAGGAGAAGGACGAGTTCGACGTCATCCTCACCGGTGCGGGCGACAAGAAGATCCAGGTCATCAAGGTCGTGCGTGAGCTGACCTCCCTGGGTCTGAAGGAGGCCAAGGACCTCGTCGACGGCACCCCGAAGCCGGTTCTCGAGAAGGTCAACAAGGAGGCCGCCGAGAAGGCTGCCGAGTCCCTCAAGGCTGCCGGTGCGGCCGTCGAGGTCAAGTAA
- the rplJ gene encoding 50S ribosomal protein L10, translated as MPTPNKAASVAELKDAFQSSNAAVLTEYRGLTVAQLKTLRRSLGENAQYAVVKNTLTKIAANQAGITALDEHFAGPTAVAFITGDPVESAKSLRDFAKDNPNLIIKAGVLDGKALTADEIKKLADLESREVLLSKLAGAFKGKQSQAASLFQALPSKFVRTAEALRVKLAEQGGAE; from the coding sequence ATGCCGACGCCCAACAAGGCTGCATCGGTAGCCGAGCTCAAGGACGCGTTCCAGAGCTCGAACGCCGCCGTGCTGACCGAGTACCGGGGTCTCACCGTCGCGCAGCTCAAGACGCTGCGTCGCTCCCTCGGTGAGAACGCCCAGTACGCCGTGGTGAAGAACACGCTGACCAAGATTGCGGCCAACCAGGCCGGGATCACCGCGCTGGACGAGCACTTCGCTGGTCCGACCGCGGTCGCCTTCATCACCGGTGACCCGGTGGAGTCGGCGAAGAGCCTGCGTGACTTCGCCAAGGACAACCCGAACCTCATCATCAAGGCGGGTGTCCTTGATGGTAAGGCGCTCACCGCCGATGAGATCAAGAAGCTTGCGGACCTCGAGTCCCGCGAGGTTCTGCTCAGCAAGCTGGCCGGCGCGTTCAAGGGCAAGCAGTCTCAGGCTGCCTCGCTCTTCCAGGCGCTGCCGTCGAAGTTCGTCCGCACCGCGGAAGCGCTTCGCGTCAAGCTCGCCGAGCAGGGCGGTGCCGAGTAA
- the rplA gene encoding 50S ribosomal protein L1, with protein MKRSKTLRAADAKVDREKLYAPLEAVRLAKETSTTKFDATVEVAFRLGVDPRKADQMVRGTVNLPHGTGKTARVLVFATGDRAAAAEAAGADIVGDDELINEIAKGNRLNEFDAVVATPDLMGKVGRLGRVLGPRGLMPNPKTGTVTMDVAKAVTEIKGGKIEFRVDKHSNLHFIIGKVSFTDEQLVENYGAALDEILRLKPSAAKGRYVKKAALSTTMGPGIQLDSNRTRNLLVEEDPAAV; from the coding sequence GTGAAGCGCAGCAAGACTCTCCGCGCTGCGGACGCCAAGGTCGACCGGGAGAAGCTGTACGCCCCGCTCGAGGCCGTCCGTCTCGCCAAGGAGACCTCCACGACCAAGTTCGACGCCACCGTCGAGGTCGCCTTCCGCCTGGGTGTCGACCCGCGCAAGGCCGACCAGATGGTCCGTGGCACCGTGAACCTCCCGCACGGCACCGGTAAGACCGCCCGGGTCCTGGTCTTCGCGACCGGTGACCGTGCTGCGGCCGCGGAAGCCGCCGGCGCCGACATCGTCGGCGACGACGAGCTGATCAACGAGATCGCCAAGGGCAACCGCCTGAACGAGTTCGACGCGGTTGTCGCCACCCCGGACCTCATGGGCAAGGTCGGCCGCCTCGGCCGCGTGCTCGGTCCGCGTGGTCTGATGCCGAACCCGAAGACCGGCACCGTCACCATGGACGTCGCCAAGGCTGTCACCGAGATCAAGGGTGGCAAGATCGAGTTCCGTGTCGACAAGCACTCGAACCTGCACTTCATCATCGGCAAGGTCTCCTTCACCGATGAGCAGCTGGTCGAGAACTACGGCGCGGCCCTGGACGAGATCCTTCGTCTGAAGCCGTCCGCCGCCAAGGGCCGCTACGTCAAGAAGGCCGCCCTGAGCACCACGATGGGCCCCGGCATCCAGCTGGACTCGAACCGCACCCGGAACCTCCTCGTCGAGGAAGACCCGGCCGCTGTCTGA